One window of the Vigna radiata var. radiata cultivar VC1973A chromosome 1, Vradiata_ver6, whole genome shotgun sequence genome contains the following:
- the LOC106766483 gene encoding INO80 complex subunit D-like, whose protein sequence is MDESASASSPLRPVTVDGADADAALSKSRFLTREEVLRRRLRRVKQLGRCYRAHYWALMEELRSKYRDYSWTYGKSPFKEGHNETDIDYQNGGGVPALGGGDDIVRCRFSGCKTKAMALTTYCHSHILSDSKQRLYHGCRAVAKNLPTGPSFCNKPVLKTMVPPACPTHHQFGERCLARALRRAGLGNAIPSNRKPTVKLHVLVSEFVHQIQNKRKLALKETAPKVETE, encoded by the exons ATGGACGAGTCGGCTTCCGCTTCCTCTCCGCTGCGCCCGGTAACAGTCGACGGAGCCGACGCCGACGCCGCGCTGTCGAAGTCGCGGTTTCTGACACGGGAAGAGGTTCTCAGGCGGCGGCTCCGGCGAGTGAAGCAGCTAGGGCGCTGCTATCGGGCCCACTATTGGGCCCTAATGGAAGAGCTCCGGTCGAAGTACAGAGACTATAGCTGGACCTACGGAAAGAGCCCCTTCAAGGAGGGCCACAATGAGACCGACATCGACTATCAAAACGGCGGTGGCGTCCCTGCTCTCGGTGGCGGCGACGACATCGTGCGGTGTCGTTTCAGCGGCTGCAAGACTAAGGCCATGGCTTTGACGACATACtgtcactctcatatattgtcCGATTCCAAACAGAGGCTTTACCATGGATGCAGAGCCGTCGCCAAaaa ttTGCCAACAGGGCCTTCATTCTGTAATAAGCCAGTACTGAAAACCATGGTTCCTCCTGCATGCCCCACTCATCATCAATTCGGTGAAAGGTGTCTAGCTCGTGCATTAAGAAGGGCAGGGTTAGGGAATGCTATCCCTTCGAATCGTAAGCCTACTGTGAAGTTACATGTATTAGTTTCCGAATTTGTCcaccaaattcaaaataaacgAAAGCTTGCATTGAAGGAAACTGCTCCTAAAGTTGAGACTGAATAA